TCCCCTGATGTATCTGCATAAAAGCCCCGGACTCGTCAGTCTGAGAAAAAAACGAGACGCGAGTCAGTCCTCCTCCCCTTTTATCTCTTGATCATCGGATGGATTTGTTTCATAATAAGCCCAATCAGTCGGTATCCGTCCAACTCACTGAATAAAAATCATTTCCCGGGAAGATCGGCCATCGTTACCGTCTGATCCGTCAAAAGGTAATCGTTTTTTATCTTGATATTAATAATATGAAAATAATTGAGCGGTTGAATGTGATCGTTCATGGACCGATCGGGGTGCTTTTGTTTCCGTAACAGGGTCGCGCGAATGGCGGGGCGCTAACAGGTTGTAAAAATTTTCAGCACGATTTCCGTCTTCCGGTCCGGCGCCGCGTTTTTCCCATGGAAGTAAAAAAGTAATTATTTGTTATTGTTATGTTATTTGCTGGAATGCCGGTCAGTTGGCATGGCATCATATTTGCTCATTATGAGAAGATACCCCGTGGCGACAGTTAATCCGCCGCGGGGATAAGTTGATCCGGTCCGGGGGCGACGATAGTCGCGCCGGTCGGTTTCAATCGGGGGGATGTTCAATCTTTTTACTGGAAAGATCAGGAGGGCATCATGAGCATGAAAAAGAAGTACAATAAGAACAAAACGTTGTGCAAGGTGACATTTCAGGTTCCCAGGGAAGCGGCCATGGGGGCCACATCCATCAGCATTGTCGGCGATTTCAACCACTGGAGCATCAAGGATCACCCCATGAAGCGGAATAAAGCCGGTGCGTTTTCCGTTACGCTTGAGCTAAAAACCGGTCGGGAATATCAGTTCCGCTACCTGATGGATGAAAAAGTATGGGAAAATGACTGGGAAGCTGATAAATATGTCAGAAGTGAATACGGAAATTGCGAAAATTCCGTTGTGATCGTTTAAACCGGATCTTTCAGGGACGATAAATCATCCGGGTAAGAACTGGTTTGAAGGTGTGGACTTATGAGTTTTTTGCAGACATTTCAGGTTTTTCCGGATGTGCCGCCGTCTTTGAAGTTTCTGGAGGTTCTGGCGCGGAACCTGTGGTGGTGCTGGAACATGGATGCTATCGATCTTTTCCGCCGGATCGATCCCAGAAAATGGGACGCCTCCGGCCGCAACCCGATCATTTTTTCCACCTTGATCAGCCGGGAGCGAATGCGCGAACTGGCCGAGGATGAGGGATTTCTGGCCCACCTGAACAGAATCCGGGAGCAGTATCAGGAACAGGTGCTGGACCCGGTGGATGAAAACCGCTCCGAAGCCGATCGCCTGGAGAACGACGCCGTCGCTTATTTTTCCATGGAATTCGGCATCCATGAAAGCATTCCCCAGTTTGCCGGCGGGCTGGGTATCCTGGCCGGAGACCACCTGAAAGCCGCCTCGGACATGAAACTGCCCATTGTCGGTATCGGTCTTTTTTACCGCAGCGGTTATTTCAACCAGTATCTCAACCACGATGGGTGGCAGCAGGAGAGTTTTCCCGAGATCGATATCTTTCATCTGCCCATGAAACGGGCGACCGACAAGGAAGGCAGGGAGGTCCGGTTATCCATTCCCGGCCCGGACGGTGACATCAAGCTGACCGTCTGGAAGATCAAGGTCGGCCGGGTTCCCCTGTATCTGCTGGATACCAATCTGATTGAAAACAGCCAGTATATCCGGGATGTCAACTCCCGTCTTTATCGCTCCGACGGCCGGGTCCGTCTGGCCCAGGAAGTCGTGCTCGGCATCGGCGGCATGCGGGCCCTGGAAGCCATGGGCATCAGCCCCGTGGTGTGCCACATGAACGAGGGCCATTGCGCCTTTGCCACCCTGGAACGCCTGCGGCAGATCATTGTCCGGCATGGGGTCGACCTGCAGACGGCCATTGAAATCAATGCCCGGACCACCATCTTTACCACCCATACCCCGGTCCCGGCCGGCCATGACGAATTTCCGCCGGATTTTGTCCGGCCTTACCTGGCCCAGTTCGAGCAACCCTTCGGCATCTCCGTTGACGCCCTGATCCGCTGGGGACAGATCAACGGAGGGGAGAACAGCCCCTTTTCCATGTTTATCCTGGGACTGCGTCTGGCCCAGTATCGCAACGGCGTCAGCGCCCTGCACGGAAGCGTCGCCCGGCGGATGTGGGCCCATATCTGGCCCGGTTGTCCGGAAGAGGAGATCCCCATCCGTCATATTACCAACGGCGCCCATATCCCGTCCTGGATATCCATAGAGAACGCCCAGCTTTTTGAGCGATACATCGGTCCGGACTGGCATCTCGGCATGCATGAGAACGCCTTCCGGCGTATTGACGATATTTATGACGAGGAACTGTGGCGGGCCCATGAGATGAGCCGGACCCGGCTGATCCGCTCCTGCCGGAGACAGATCGTCATGCAGTACGGCCGTCGCAACGCGCCCAAATCGGTGATGAAAGAAGCGGAGACGGTGCTGGACCAGGGCGTGCTCACCATCGCGTTTGCCAGGCGTTTTGCAACCTATAAACGGGCCACCCTGCTGCTCCGGGACATGGACCGTCTGGAAGCGATTTTAAAATCCAAAGACCATCCGGTTCAGTTTATTTTTTCCGGCAAGGCCCATCCCCGGGATAATGAAGGCAAGGCCCTGATCCAGCAGATCGTGAAAGTGGCCAGGCATACGGAGTTCCGTCACCGGGTGATCTTTCTGGAAGATTATGATATCAACATCGCCCGGCACCTGGTACAGGGAGCGGACGTCTGGCTCAATACCCCCCGACGCCCCTATGAGGCCTGCGGCACGTCCGGGATGAAAGCCGCGGCCAACGGCGTGCTGAACGTAAGCGTTCTGGACGGCTGGTGGGCCGAGGGCTATTCCATGGAAACCGGCTGGGCCATCGGTGACGGCGAAGAGTATGACGACCACAGCTATCAGGACGCGGTGGAGAGTCAGGCGCTCTACAATATTCTGGAAAACGACGTTATCCCCTGCTTTTACGAAAGACAGGGGGGTGGGCTGCCCGTCCGGTGGCTGCAGAAGATGAAAGCCTCCATGAAAATGGCCGCTGAACATTTCTGCGCCCACCGCATGATCGATGCCTATAACAG
The sequence above is drawn from the Thermodesulfobacteriota bacterium genome and encodes:
- a CDS encoding isoamylase early set domain-containing protein, producing MSMKKKYNKNKTLCKVTFQVPREAAMGATSISIVGDFNHWSIKDHPMKRNKAGAFSVTLELKTGREYQFRYLMDEKVWENDWEADKYVRSEYGNCENSVVIV
- the glgP gene encoding alpha-glucan family phosphorylase, with translation MSFLQTFQVFPDVPPSLKFLEVLARNLWWCWNMDAIDLFRRIDPRKWDASGRNPIIFSTLISRERMRELAEDEGFLAHLNRIREQYQEQVLDPVDENRSEADRLENDAVAYFSMEFGIHESIPQFAGGLGILAGDHLKAASDMKLPIVGIGLFYRSGYFNQYLNHDGWQQESFPEIDIFHLPMKRATDKEGREVRLSIPGPDGDIKLTVWKIKVGRVPLYLLDTNLIENSQYIRDVNSRLYRSDGRVRLAQEVVLGIGGMRALEAMGISPVVCHMNEGHCAFATLERLRQIIVRHGVDLQTAIEINARTTIFTTHTPVPAGHDEFPPDFVRPYLAQFEQPFGISVDALIRWGQINGGENSPFSMFILGLRLAQYRNGVSALHGSVARRMWAHIWPGCPEEEIPIRHITNGAHIPSWISIENAQLFERYIGPDWHLGMHENAFRRIDDIYDEELWRAHEMSRTRLIRSCRRQIVMQYGRRNAPKSVMKEAETVLDQGVLTIAFARRFATYKRATLLLRDMDRLEAILKSKDHPVQFIFSGKAHPRDNEGKALIQQIVKVARHTEFRHRVIFLEDYDINIARHLVQGADVWLNTPRRPYEACGTSGMKAAANGVLNVSVLDGWWAEGYSMETGWAIGDGEEYDDHSYQDAVESQALYNILENDVIPCFYERQGGGLPVRWLQKMKASMKMAAEHFCAHRMIDAYNSFFYEPARNRYQELTRDSAAAAVCLKDLHQCLRTQWGKITISQPVRKESGPFKVGQAFPVEAVVHLADLSPDAVSVELYYGSVKTVDTIANGNIEPMNVVENLGEGVYRYGCDLPCNLPGRFGFTVRVIPRGDDFIRFSPGLMTWA